In a genomic window of Pseudomonas sp. TH06:
- a CDS encoding heavy metal translocating P-type ATPase translates to MTTPLPCYHCALPVPSGSRFTAVVLGESREFCCPGCQAVAEAIVAGGLESYYQHRSEASANPEALPVQLVDELALYDRADVQKPFVRHEGDLAETTLLMEGISCAACGWLIEKHLRTLPAVAEARLNLSNHRLHVRWADGQLPLSQVLAELRHIGYAAHPYQADRASEQLASENRLALRQLGVAGLLWFQAMMATMATWPEFNIDLSPELHTILRWVALFLTTPIVFYSCAPFFKGAMRDLRTRHLTMDVSVSLAIGSAYIAGIWTSITGVGELYFDAVGMFALFLLAGRYLERRARERTAAATAQLVNLLPASCLRLDAAGQSERILLSELRLGDHILVQPGSILPADGKILDGQSSIDESLLTGEYLPQPRMPGEAVTAGTLNVEGALTVEVQALGQDTRLSAIVRLLDRAQAEKPRLAEIADRAAQWFLLLSLIAAAAIGLLWWELDSSRAFWIVLAMLVATCPCALSLATPTALTAATGTLHKLGLLLTRGHVLEGLNQIDTVIFDKTGTLTEGRLVLRSIRPLGTLNSEQCLSLAAALENRSEHPIARAFGRAPLAAEEVHSTPGLGLEGLVGEQRLRIGQAEFVCALSDSPLPTMPDEPGQWLLLGDSAGPLAWFVLDDRLRDDAPALLAACRARGWRTLLLSGDSSPMVASVAAELGIDEARGGLRPDDKLQVLQQLHKEGRKVLMLGDGVNDVPVLAAADISVAMGSATDLAKTSADAVLLSNRLDALVQAFTLARRTRRVIIENLLWAALYNGLMLPFAALGWITPVWAAVGMSISSLTVVLNALRLTRLPSTPATRTSSETRPLPA, encoded by the coding sequence ATGACCACCCCACTCCCCTGCTACCACTGCGCCCTACCCGTTCCGTCCGGCAGCCGCTTTACCGCTGTCGTCCTCGGGGAGTCCCGCGAGTTCTGCTGCCCCGGCTGCCAGGCCGTGGCCGAGGCCATCGTTGCCGGTGGGCTGGAAAGCTATTACCAGCATCGCAGCGAAGCGTCGGCCAACCCCGAAGCGCTGCCGGTGCAACTGGTGGATGAGCTGGCGCTGTACGACCGCGCCGATGTGCAAAAACCTTTCGTCCGCCATGAAGGCGACCTCGCCGAAACCACGCTGCTGATGGAAGGCATCAGTTGCGCGGCCTGCGGCTGGCTGATCGAGAAACATCTGCGCACGCTGCCTGCGGTGGCCGAGGCGCGATTGAACCTGTCCAACCATCGTCTGCACGTGCGCTGGGCCGATGGGCAATTGCCGTTGAGCCAGGTACTCGCCGAACTGCGTCACATCGGTTACGCCGCGCACCCCTATCAAGCCGACCGCGCCAGCGAACAACTGGCCAGCGAAAACCGCCTCGCCCTGCGCCAGCTCGGGGTGGCCGGGCTGCTGTGGTTCCAGGCGATGATGGCGACGATGGCGACCTGGCCGGAATTCAACATCGACCTCAGCCCCGAGCTGCACACGATCCTGCGTTGGGTCGCGTTGTTTCTGACCACGCCGATCGTGTTCTACAGTTGCGCACCGTTCTTCAAAGGGGCGATGCGCGATTTACGCACGCGGCACCTGACCATGGACGTCTCGGTATCGCTGGCGATCGGCAGCGCGTACATCGCCGGGATCTGGACGTCGATTACCGGCGTCGGCGAGTTGTATTTCGATGCAGTCGGCATGTTCGCGCTGTTTTTGCTCGCCGGACGCTACCTGGAACGCCGCGCCCGCGAGCGCACCGCCGCTGCCACCGCACAGCTGGTCAACCTGTTGCCGGCCTCGTGCCTGCGTCTGGATGCAGCCGGCCAGAGCGAACGCATCCTGCTCAGCGAACTGCGCCTGGGCGACCACATTCTGGTGCAACCGGGTTCGATCCTGCCGGCGGACGGCAAGATCCTCGACGGCCAGTCGAGCATCGACGAATCGCTTCTGACCGGTGAATATCTGCCGCAACCGCGCATGCCGGGTGAAGCGGTGACGGCGGGTACACTCAACGTCGAAGGCGCGCTGACCGTTGAAGTGCAGGCACTGGGGCAAGACACGCGATTGTCGGCCATCGTCCGTTTGCTCGATCGCGCCCAGGCGGAAAAACCGCGCCTGGCGGAAATCGCCGATCGCGCCGCGCAATGGTTTCTGCTGTTGTCACTGATCGCCGCAGCCGCCATCGGCCTGTTGTGGTGGGAGCTGGATTCGTCGCGGGCGTTCTGGATTGTCCTCGCCATGCTCGTCGCGACTTGCCCGTGTGCATTGTCGCTGGCAACGCCGACCGCGCTGACGGCCGCCACCGGCACCCTGCACAAACTCGGTCTGTTGTTGACTCGCGGCCATGTGCTGGAGGGTCTGAATCAGATTGATACGGTGATCTTCGACAAGACCGGCACGCTCACCGAGGGCCGGTTGGTGTTGCGCTCGATCCGTCCGCTGGGGACGCTGAACAGCGAGCAATGCCTGAGCCTCGCCGCCGCACTGGAAAACCGTTCGGAGCACCCGATCGCCCGGGCTTTCGGCCGTGCGCCGCTGGCAGCGGAAGAAGTCCACAGCACGCCGGGACTGGGTCTTGAAGGTCTGGTCGGTGAGCAGCGTTTGCGCATCGGTCAGGCGGAATTTGTCTGCGCCCTCAGCGACTCGCCTTTGCCGACGATGCCGGACGAGCCGGGCCAATGGTTGCTGCTCGGTGACAGCGCCGGGCCGCTGGCGTGGTTTGTTCTCGATGACCGCTTGCGCGACGATGCGCCCGCCCTGCTCGCTGCGTGCAGGGCCCGTGGCTGGCGCACCTTGCTGCTGTCCGGCGACAGTTCGCCAATGGTCGCCAGTGTCGCCGCCGAACTGGGTATCGACGAAGCCCGTGGTGGTCTGCGGCCGGACGACAAGCTGCAAGTGCTGCAACAGTTGCACAAGGAAGGTCGCAAAGTGCTGATGCTCGGCGACGGCGTCAACGATGTGCCGGTGCTGGCTGCCGCCGACATCAGCGTGGCGATGGGTTCGGCCACCGATCTGGCGAAAACCAGTGCCGATGCCGTGCTGCTGTCCAACCGCCTCGACGCATTGGTGCAGGCGTTCACGCTGGCGCGGCGCACCCGCCGGGTAATCATCGAGAATCTGCTGTGGGCCGCGCTGTACAATGGCCTCATGTTGCCGTTCGCCGCCCTCGGCTGGATCACCCCGGTGTGGGCCGCCGTCGGCATGTCGATCAGTTCGTTGACCGTGGTGCTCAATGCCCTGCGCCTGACTCGCCTGCCGAGCACGCCAGCCACCCGCACCTCGTCAGAAACCCGCCCGCTGCCGGCCTGA
- the ccoS gene encoding cbb3-type cytochrome oxidase assembly protein CcoS, which produces MPALYVMIPAALLIVAIAVYIFFWAVDSGQYDDLDGPAHSILFDDQDPNHTAAVDEANANKPDDKAPPHA; this is translated from the coding sequence ATGCCAGCTCTCTACGTGATGATCCCGGCCGCGTTGCTGATCGTGGCCATCGCCGTGTACATCTTCTTCTGGGCGGTGGACAGCGGCCAGTACGACGACCTCGACGGCCCGGCCCACAGCATCCTGTTCGACGACCAGGACCCGAACCACACCGCGGCCGTCGACGAAGCCAACGCGAACAAACCGGACGACAAGGCGCCTCCCCATGCTTGA
- the hemN gene encoding oxygen-independent coproporphyrinogen III oxidase — protein MLDAIRWDTDLIRRYDLAGPRYTSYPTAVQFNSQVGTFDLFHALRDSRKALRPLSLYVHVPFCANICYYCACNKVITKDRGRALPYLQRLEQEIQLIACHLDPTQKVEQLHFGGGTPTFLSHDELRQLMAHLRKHFNLLDDDSGDYGIEIDPREADWSTMGLLRELGFNRVSIGLQDLDPAVQRAVNRLQSLEETRAVIDAARTLQFRSINIDLIYGLPKQTPDNFARTVEEVISLQPDRLSVFNYAHLPERFMPQRRINGNELPSPTQKLEMLQRTIEQLTAAGYRYIGMDHFALPDDELAIAQEEQTLQRNFQGYTTHGHCDLIGLGVSAISQIGDLYCQNSSDLNEYQNTLAAAQLATSRGLVCNADDRLRREVIQQLICNFSLEFADIEQAFNVDFQGYFGALWPQLQGMAKDGLITLDSERIEVLPAGRLLVRSVCMVFDAYLEQQNRQRFSRVI, from the coding sequence ATGCTCGACGCCATTCGTTGGGACACTGATCTGATCCGCCGCTACGACCTGGCGGGGCCGCGCTACACCTCGTATCCGACGGCCGTGCAATTCAACAGTCAGGTCGGCACTTTCGACCTGTTCCATGCCCTGCGCGATAGCCGCAAGGCTCTGCGGCCGTTGTCGCTGTACGTGCATGTGCCGTTCTGCGCGAACATTTGCTACTACTGCGCCTGCAACAAAGTCATCACCAAGGATCGCGGTCGCGCATTGCCGTACTTGCAACGGCTGGAGCAGGAAATCCAGCTGATCGCCTGCCACCTCGATCCGACGCAAAAAGTCGAACAGCTGCACTTTGGCGGCGGCACGCCGACCTTCCTCAGCCACGATGAACTGCGGCAACTGATGGCGCACCTGCGCAAGCATTTCAATCTGCTGGATGACGATTCCGGCGATTACGGCATTGAGATCGACCCTCGCGAGGCCGACTGGTCGACCATGGGCCTGCTGCGCGAACTCGGTTTCAACCGGGTCAGCATCGGTCTGCAAGACCTTGATCCGGCGGTGCAACGGGCGGTCAATCGCCTGCAGAGCCTGGAAGAGACCCGCGCCGTGATCGACGCGGCGCGCACTCTGCAATTTCGCTCGATCAACATCGACCTGATTTACGGCCTACCCAAGCAGACTCCGGACAACTTTGCCCGCACCGTCGAGGAAGTCATCAGCCTGCAACCGGATCGGCTCTCGGTGTTCAACTACGCGCACCTGCCGGAACGCTTCATGCCGCAGCGACGGATCAACGGCAACGAACTGCCAAGTCCGACGCAGAAACTGGAAATGCTCCAGCGCACCATCGAGCAACTGACCGCCGCCGGTTACCGCTACATCGGCATGGACCACTTTGCCCTGCCCGACGATGAGCTGGCGATTGCCCAGGAAGAACAAACCCTGCAACGCAACTTCCAGGGCTACACCACTCACGGCCATTGCGATCTGATTGGTCTGGGGGTGTCGGCGATCAGCCAGATCGGCGACCTGTATTGTCAGAACAGCAGCGATCTCAACGAATACCAGAACACCCTCGCCGCCGCGCAACTGGCGACCAGTCGTGGCCTGGTGTGCAATGCCGATGATCGGCTGCGTCGCGAGGTGATCCAGCAGTTGATCTGCAATTTCAGCCTCGAATTCGCCGACATCGAGCAAGCGTTCAACGTTGATTTCCAGGGTTACTTCGGCGCGCTGTGGCCGCAACTGCAAGGCATGGCCAAGGACGGCCTGATCACGCTGGACAGCGAGAGGATCGAAGTATTGCCGGCGGGACGCCTGCTGGTGCGTTCGGTGTGCATGGTGTTCGACGCTTACCTCGAACAGCAGAACCGCCAGCGTTTCTCGCGGGTGATTTAG
- the ccoP gene encoding cytochrome-c oxidase, cbb3-type subunit III, protein MTTFWSLYVTVLSLGTIFSLTWLLLSTRKGQRSEQTDETVGHSFDGIEEYDNPLPKWWFMLFVGTIVFALGYLVLYPGLGNWKGLLPGYNYLDNDKQTAFANGQTGWTGVHEWEKEMARSDAKFGPIFAKFAAMPIEEVAKDPQALKMGGRLFASNCSVCHGSDAKGAYGFPNLTDADWRWGGEPETIKTTIMGGRHAVMPAWAEVIGEQGVADVAAFVVTNLDGRKLPEDTKADPANGGKLFAANCVACHGPAGKGTPAMGAPDLTHPGAFIYGSSFAQLQQTIRYGRQGQMPAQEQLQGNDKVHLLAAYVYSLSHGEKAPEANAE, encoded by the coding sequence ATGACTACATTCTGGAGTCTGTACGTCACAGTCCTCAGTCTCGGTACGATCTTTTCCCTGACCTGGCTGCTGCTGTCGACCCGCAAGGGCCAGCGCAGCGAACAGACGGACGAGACAGTCGGGCACTCCTTCGACGGGATCGAGGAGTACGACAATCCACTGCCGAAATGGTGGTTCATGCTGTTCGTCGGCACCATCGTTTTCGCCTTGGGTTACCTGGTGCTGTACCCGGGCCTTGGTAACTGGAAAGGCCTGCTGCCGGGTTATAACTACCTCGATAACGACAAGCAGACCGCGTTCGCCAACGGCCAGACCGGCTGGACCGGCGTCCACGAGTGGGAAAAGGAAATGGCTCGTTCGGACGCCAAGTTCGGTCCGATCTTCGCCAAGTTCGCGGCCATGCCAATCGAAGAAGTCGCCAAGGACCCGCAAGCCCTGAAGATGGGGGGACGTCTGTTCGCCTCCAACTGCTCGGTCTGCCACGGTTCCGACGCCAAGGGCGCTTATGGCTTCCCTAACCTGACCGACGCCGACTGGCGCTGGGGCGGTGAGCCGGAAACCATCAAGACCACCATCATGGGCGGTCGTCACGCCGTGATGCCGGCCTGGGCTGAAGTCATTGGTGAGCAAGGCGTGGCCGACGTAGCGGCATTTGTCGTGACCAACCTCGATGGCCGCAAGCTGCCGGAAGACACCAAGGCTGACCCGGCCAACGGTGGCAAGCTGTTCGCCGCCAACTGCGTGGCTTGCCACGGTCCGGCGGGCAAAGGCACTCCGGCCATGGGCGCGCCTGACCTGACCCACCCTGGCGCGTTCATCTACGGTTCGAGCTTCGCGCAACTGCAGCAGACCATCCGTTACGGCCGTCAGGGCCAGATGCCGGCGCAGGAACAACTGCAAGGCAACGACAAGGTGCACCTGCTGGCGGCTTACGTTTACAGCCTGTCTCACGGTGAAAAAGCACCGGAAGCGAACGCCGAGTAA
- a CDS encoding sulfite exporter TauE/SafE family protein — MLELAPLLVSALILGLLGGGHCLGMCGGLMGALTLAIPKEQRSRRFRLLLAYNLGRILSYATAGLLIGLAGWAVANSPAALFMRVLAGLLLIAMGLYLAGWWSGLTRIESLGRGVWRYIQPVANRLLPVSSLPRALLLGALWGWLPCGLVYSTLLWSASQGNALDSALLMLAFGLGTWPVLLATGLAAERVTALLRKRSVRMAGGLLVILFGIWTLPGPHQHWLMGH, encoded by the coding sequence ATGCTTGAACTGGCGCCACTGCTGGTCTCGGCGCTGATCCTCGGCCTGCTCGGTGGCGGCCATTGCCTGGGGATGTGCGGCGGTTTGATGGGCGCGCTGACATTGGCGATTCCCAAGGAACAACGCAGCCGGCGCTTTCGTTTGCTGCTGGCGTACAACCTTGGGCGGATCCTCAGTTACGCCACCGCAGGTTTGCTCATCGGCCTGGCTGGCTGGGCGGTGGCCAACAGTCCCGCCGCGCTGTTCATGCGCGTGCTGGCCGGGCTGCTGCTGATTGCCATGGGCTTGTACCTCGCCGGTTGGTGGAGCGGCCTGACCCGCATCGAAAGCCTCGGGCGCGGTGTGTGGCGCTACATCCAACCGGTGGCCAATCGCTTGCTGCCGGTGTCGAGTCTGCCCCGCGCGCTATTGCTTGGCGCACTGTGGGGCTGGCTGCCGTGTGGACTGGTTTACAGCACGCTGCTGTGGTCGGCCAGCCAGGGCAACGCGCTGGACAGTGCGCTGTTGATGCTCGCGTTCGGCCTCGGCACTTGGCCGGTGTTGCTCGCCACCGGCCTGGCCGCCGAGCGAGTGACCGCGCTGCTGCGCAAACGCAGCGTGCGCATGGCCGGTGGATTGCTGGTGATCCTGTTCGGCATCTGGACCCTGCCCGGCCCGCATCAGCATTGGTTGATGGGTCACTGA
- a CDS encoding FixH family protein, translating to MPAANAASPWYKHLWPWIIIGILACSVTLTLSMVTIAVNNPDNLVNDNYYEAGKGINRSLDRELLAQNLKMRAAVHLDDVTGEVDLRLSGDSQPKTLELNLISPTQPEKDRKIVLTRSETEAGRYIGQLSDKIEGRRFVELLGSQDDHVWRMFEEELVSHDKDLLLGDEPLQGAEDLKK from the coding sequence ATGCCCGCCGCAAACGCCGCAAGTCCCTGGTACAAGCACCTCTGGCCGTGGATCATCATCGGGATTCTGGCCTGCTCGGTGACGTTGACCCTGTCCATGGTGACCATCGCGGTGAACAACCCGGACAACCTGGTCAATGACAATTACTACGAGGCCGGCAAAGGCATCAATCGCTCGCTGGATCGCGAGTTGCTCGCGCAGAACCTGAAAATGCGGGCAGCGGTGCATCTGGATGACGTGACGGGCGAAGTTGACCTGCGTTTGAGCGGTGACAGCCAGCCGAAGACCCTGGAATTGAACCTGATCTCGCCGACTCAGCCGGAAAAGGATCGCAAAATTGTTCTGACCCGCAGCGAAACTGAAGCCGGTCGCTACATCGGCCAACTGAGCGACAAGATCGAAGGCCGCCGGTTTGTCGAGCTGCTGGGGTCTCAGGATGACCACGTCTGGCGCATGTTCGAAGAAGAACTGGTCAGCCATGACAAGGATCTGCTGCTCGGTGATGAACCGCTGCAAGGCGCCGAAGACTTGAAGAAGTAA
- a CDS encoding metallophosphoesterase codes for MKALFNKSRIVCAFVCVFGFISPMVLAEQNPHYMVFASDPQYPWTDKTDSGEAETQPEKEARSRQLIESQFSDIASFRKNFSTSPEHIPVMINGDITAYGHGWQRSWLRPVMGKYFGENVLYGLGNHDYENNSCFSENCAAGSITDFEEHHRGKVDSLDLNISGPVFNRLYSGSLAYSKDVGDVHLVQLHNEPTYSVRIASAWNPTTFEIKDSLDWLEKDLKAARDRGQIIIVNMHKPGQWQGTTQQIERFNKLINTYNVTAVFAGHFHQSVGRSLYAYRYFGSVPVFLSGAASQQTYLIAGFSSDRKSLTISQVNGNNWPSRVVLDTIPVK; via the coding sequence ATGAAGGCTCTATTTAATAAAAGCCGAATTGTCTGTGCGTTTGTATGCGTATTTGGTTTTATTTCGCCCATGGTGCTGGCTGAACAAAATCCCCACTACATGGTATTTGCATCCGACCCTCAATACCCCTGGACGGACAAGACGGACAGTGGTGAAGCTGAGACTCAGCCGGAAAAGGAGGCCCGTTCCCGACAGCTCATCGAAAGCCAGTTTTCGGATATTGCGAGTTTCAGGAAGAACTTCAGTACGTCCCCTGAACATATTCCGGTCATGATCAATGGCGACATTACGGCCTACGGTCATGGCTGGCAGCGCAGTTGGTTGCGGCCGGTAATGGGTAAGTACTTTGGCGAGAATGTGCTTTACGGTCTCGGCAATCATGATTATGAAAACAACAGCTGTTTCTCTGAAAACTGTGCTGCCGGTAGTATTACCGACTTCGAAGAACATCATCGAGGCAAGGTCGATAGTCTGGACCTGAATATCAGTGGGCCTGTCTTCAATAGGCTTTATTCCGGAAGTCTGGCTTATTCCAAAGATGTTGGGGATGTGCATCTTGTACAGTTGCACAACGAACCGACGTACTCAGTACGTATTGCAAGCGCCTGGAACCCTACGACCTTTGAAATCAAGGATTCGCTGGATTGGCTGGAAAAGGATTTGAAGGCTGCGCGTGATCGTGGGCAAATCATCATTGTCAACATGCACAAGCCCGGTCAATGGCAGGGAACGACGCAACAGATCGAGCGTTTCAATAAGTTGATTAACACTTACAACGTCACGGCGGTATTCGCCGGGCACTTTCATCAATCGGTAGGACGCAGTCTTTACGCTTACCGCTATTTCGGCAGCGTACCAGTGTTTCTAAGTGGTGCCGCTTCCCAGCAAACCTACCTGATCGCCGGTTTTTCCAGCGACAGGAAAAGCCTGACTATCAGCCAGGTCAACGGCAACAACTGGCCAAGTCGTGTGGTGTTGGACACGATTCCCGTGAAATAG
- the ccoG gene encoding cytochrome c oxidase accessory protein CcoG: protein MSNQIPVHDVTPPSKNANNSVDLYASREKIYTRAFTGLFRNLRMMGGAALFLLYFGTVWLNWGGHQAVWWNLPERKFFIFGATFWPQDFILLSGLLIIAAFGLFFITVYAGRVWCGYTCPQSVWTWIFMWCEKVTEGDRNQRIKLDKAPMSANKFARKFAKHALWLLIGFVTGMTFVGYFSPIRELVFEFFTGQADGWSYFWVGFFTLATYGNAGWLREQVCIYMCPYARFQSVMFDKDTLIVSYDPRRGESRGPRKKGVDYKAMGLGDCIDCTMCVQVCPTGIDIRDGLQIECIGCAACIDACDSIMDKMDYPRGLISYTTEHNLSGQKTHKLRPRLIGYAVVLLAMISLLVTAFFMRSLVGFDVSKDRVLYRENAEGRIENVYSLKIMNKDQRDHTYVLEAAGLPDLRLQGKREIKVAAGEIFSMPVELSSAPEQLPSSTNEVKFILKDADDDSVHVEAKSRFIGPQIR from the coding sequence ATGAGCAACCAGATTCCGGTACACGACGTCACGCCACCCAGCAAAAACGCGAACAACAGCGTTGATCTCTACGCCTCTCGAGAAAAAATCTACACCCGCGCCTTCACCGGCCTGTTCCGCAATTTGCGGATGATGGGCGGTGCCGCGCTGTTCCTGCTGTATTTCGGTACGGTCTGGTTGAACTGGGGCGGCCATCAAGCCGTGTGGTGGAACCTGCCAGAGCGCAAGTTCTTCATTTTCGGCGCGACCTTCTGGCCGCAGGATTTCATTCTGCTGTCGGGTCTGTTGATCATTGCTGCGTTCGGGCTGTTCTTCATCACCGTGTATGCCGGCCGTGTGTGGTGCGGCTACACCTGCCCGCAAAGCGTGTGGACATGGATTTTCATGTGGTGCGAGAAGGTCACCGAAGGCGACCGCAACCAACGCATCAAGCTCGACAAGGCGCCGATGAGTGCCAACAAGTTTGCGCGTAAATTCGCCAAACACGCGCTGTGGCTGCTGATCGGTTTCGTCACCGGCATGACCTTCGTCGGCTACTTCTCGCCGATCCGCGAACTGGTGTTCGAATTCTTCACCGGCCAAGCCGATGGCTGGTCGTACTTCTGGGTCGGTTTCTTCACCCTCGCCACCTACGGCAACGCCGGTTGGTTGCGCGAGCAGGTGTGCATTTACATGTGCCCGTATGCGCGCTTCCAGAGCGTGATGTTCGACAAGGACACGCTGATCGTTTCCTACGACCCGCGTCGCGGCGAAAGCCGTGGCCCGCGCAAGAAAGGCGTCGACTACAAGGCCATGGGCCTGGGCGATTGCATCGATTGCACCATGTGCGTTCAGGTCTGCCCGACCGGCATCGACATCCGCGACGGCCTGCAGATCGAGTGCATTGGCTGCGCGGCGTGTATCGACGCCTGCGACAGCATCATGGACAAGATGGACTACCCGCGCGGCCTGATCAGCTACACCACCGAGCACAACCTCTCCGGGCAGAAAACCCATAAACTGCGGCCACGCCTGATCGGCTACGCGGTGGTGCTTTTGGCGATGATCAGTCTGCTGGTGACCGCGTTCTTCATGCGCTCGCTGGTCGGTTTCGACGTCAGCAAGGACCGCGTGCTGTACCGCGAGAACGCCGAAGGCCGGATCGAAAACGTCTACAGCCTGAAGATCATGAACAAGGACCAGCGCGATCACACCTATGTGCTGGAAGCCGCCGGCCTGCCGGATCTGCGCCTGCAAGGCAAACGCGAGATCAAAGTGGCGGCCGGAGAAATTTTCAGCATGCCGGTCGAACTGTCGAGCGCACCGGAACAACTGCCATCGAGCACCAACGAGGTGAAATTCATCCTCAAGGATGCCGATGACGACAGCGTCCACGTTGAAGCCAAGAGCCGATTCATCGGCCCACAAATCCGTTGA
- a CDS encoding type II toxin-antitoxin system VapC family toxin — MYLLDTNVISELRKPQADANVVAWAKSISASRLFMSVITLMELETGVLRIERRDSDQGKVLRHWLKRHVVPAFDTRILPIDAAVAVRCASLHVPDRASESDALIAATALVHGFTVVTRNTGDFQSSGVALINPWD; from the coding sequence ATGTATTTACTCGATACGAATGTGATTTCCGAACTGCGCAAACCGCAGGCTGACGCGAATGTCGTCGCCTGGGCCAAGAGTATTTCTGCGTCACGCCTGTTTATGTCTGTGATTACCTTGATGGAGCTGGAGACAGGGGTGCTGCGCATAGAGCGTCGCGATTCCGACCAGGGAAAGGTACTGCGCCATTGGTTAAAACGGCACGTAGTCCCCGCCTTCGACACTAGAATCCTGCCTATTGACGCAGCTGTCGCCGTTCGCTGTGCCAGCCTGCATGTTCCCGATCGCGCCAGCGAAAGCGATGCGCTGATCGCAGCGACAGCATTGGTTCATGGTTTTACGGTGGTGACCCGCAATACCGGCGATTTTCAAAGCAGTGGCGTGGCACTCATCAATCCATGGGATTGA
- a CDS encoding CcoQ/FixQ family Cbb3-type cytochrome c oxidase assembly chaperone: MDIGMIRGLGTVVVMVAFIGLALWVFSPKRKSEFEDATLLPFADDPEAIKHVEQASRSNKE, translated from the coding sequence ATGGATATCGGGATGATTCGTGGCCTGGGCACCGTTGTTGTGATGGTGGCCTTCATCGGTCTGGCGTTGTGGGTGTTCAGCCCCAAGCGCAAGTCGGAGTTTGAAGACGCGACCTTGTTGCCTTTTGCGGATGATCCCGAAGCCATCAAGCACGTCGAGCAAGCTTCTAGGAGTAACAAAGAATGA
- the fnr gene encoding fumarate/nitrate reduction transcriptional regulator Fnr, producing the protein MSEPVKLRAHNQAHCKDCSLAPLCLPLSLNLEDMDALDEIVKRGRPLKKGEFLFRQGDTFDSVYAVRSGALKTFSLSDTGEEQLTGFHLPSELVGLSGMDTEKHPVSAQALETTSVCEIPFERLDELALQLPQLRRQLMRVMSREIRDDQQMMLLLSKKTADERIATFLVNLSARFRARGFSANQFRLSMSRNEIGNYLGLAVETVSRVFTRFQQNELIAAEGKEIHILDPIQLCALAGGSLDG; encoded by the coding sequence ATGTCCGAGCCAGTTAAACTGCGCGCTCACAACCAGGCCCATTGCAAGGATTGCAGCCTGGCCCCTCTCTGCCTGCCACTTTCTCTGAATCTGGAAGACATGGATGCGCTGGACGAAATCGTTAAACGCGGCCGCCCGTTGAAAAAGGGTGAATTCCTGTTCCGTCAGGGCGACACGTTCGATTCCGTTTATGCAGTACGCTCCGGCGCCCTGAAGACCTTCAGCCTGAGCGACACTGGCGAAGAACAACTCACCGGTTTCCACCTGCCGAGCGAACTGGTCGGCCTGTCTGGCATGGACACCGAGAAACACCCGGTGTCCGCCCAGGCACTGGAAACCACCTCGGTTTGCGAAATCCCTTTCGAACGCCTCGACGAACTGGCCCTGCAACTGCCGCAACTGCGCCGCCAGTTGATGCGCGTGATGAGCCGGGAAATTCGCGACGACCAGCAAATGATGCTGTTGTTGTCGAAGAAAACCGCCGATGAGCGCATCGCGACATTCCTCGTCAACCTGTCGGCGCGCTTCCGTGCTCGCGGCTTCTCGGCCAATCAGTTCCGCCTGAGCATGTCGCGCAATGAAATCGGCAACTACCTGGGCCTGGCGGTGGAAACCGTGTCGCGGGTGTTCACCCGTTTCCAACAAAACGAACTGATCGCCGCCGAGGGCAAAGAGATCCACATCCTCGACCCGATCCAGCTCTGCGCCCTGGCCGGCGGCTCGCTCGACGGCTGA
- a CDS encoding type II toxin-antitoxin system Phd/YefM family antitoxin, with the protein MAITTISSREFNQDTSSAKKASRQGPVIITDRGKPAHVLLSIEEYQKLTGTNASIVDLLVMPESADIEFETERAVITHRPVDLS; encoded by the coding sequence ATGGCCATCACCACCATTTCAAGCCGCGAATTCAATCAAGACACAAGCAGTGCCAAAAAAGCCTCGCGTCAGGGGCCGGTTATCATCACCGACCGTGGCAAGCCTGCTCATGTACTGCTAAGCATTGAGGAGTACCAGAAACTGACGGGTACGAACGCGAGCATCGTCGATTTGTTAGTCATGCCTGAATCGGCAGACATTGAATTCGAAACCGAGCGTGCCGTGATCACTCACCGCCCTGTGGATCTGTCCTGA